Proteins from one Pseudomonas sp. KBS0710 genomic window:
- a CDS encoding glycosyltransferase family 4 protein, whose translation MTYWWFVVVVGVFSWVLTAALRRYALAHSIIDIPIARSSHTVPTPRGGGVAIVVAFLLALPLLAWGQVVSMPVLLAVGGAGALIAIIGFMDDHGHIAARWRLAGHFVASAWALYWLGGLPEVSVFGFAANLGWVGSVLAAFYLVWMLNLYNFMDGIDGIASVEAICACLGMCLLYGVSGHAGLVWLPMTLTMAVAGFLFWNFPPARIFMGDAGSGFLGIVLGVLSLQAAWVSSPLLWAWLILLGVFIVDATFTLIRRLVRGDKVYEAHRSHAYQFASRRFGRHLPVTLAVAGLNLFWLLPVALCVVLLGLDGALGAVIAYVPLVLLAIKYHAGELEKADTAKEGA comes from the coding sequence ATGACATATTGGTGGTTTGTAGTCGTCGTTGGGGTTTTTTCGTGGGTGTTGACCGCTGCGTTGCGACGCTACGCGTTGGCTCATAGCATCATTGATATTCCCATTGCGCGTAGCTCCCATACAGTCCCCACTCCCAGAGGGGGAGGCGTAGCGATCGTAGTCGCTTTCCTGTTGGCCTTGCCTTTGCTGGCATGGGGGCAGGTCGTTTCAATGCCTGTCCTGCTGGCCGTGGGTGGCGCGGGTGCCTTGATTGCAATCATCGGCTTTATGGATGACCACGGGCATATCGCCGCCCGGTGGCGTTTGGCCGGGCACTTTGTGGCTTCCGCATGGGCGCTATACTGGTTAGGCGGTTTGCCTGAGGTAAGCGTATTTGGCTTCGCGGCAAACCTGGGATGGGTGGGGAGCGTACTCGCTGCCTTTTACCTGGTTTGGATGCTGAACTTATACAACTTCATGGATGGTATCGACGGTATTGCCAGTGTTGAAGCTATCTGCGCGTGCCTGGGCATGTGCCTGCTGTACGGTGTGAGCGGACACGCAGGCTTGGTGTGGCTGCCAATGACCCTGACGATGGCGGTGGCGGGGTTTCTATTCTGGAACTTTCCGCCTGCGCGGATATTCATGGGCGATGCCGGCAGCGGTTTTCTAGGGATTGTCCTGGGGGTTTTATCGCTCCAGGCGGCCTGGGTGTCCTCGCCGCTGCTGTGGGCATGGCTGATCCTGCTGGGGGTATTCATCGTGGACGCCACGTTCACGTTGATACGTCGTCTGGTGCGTGGAGACAAGGTATACGAGGCACATCGCAGCCACGCTTATCAGTTTGCTTCGCGGCGATTTGGCCGGCATTTGCCAGTGACACTCGCTGTCGCCGGGCTGAACCTGTTCTGGTTACTGCCGGTAGCGCTGTGCGTGGTCCTGCTGGGGCTGGACGGCGCGCTGGGGGCGGTTATCGCTTATGTGCCCCTGGTGTTGCTGGCGATCAAATACCATGCAGGCGAACTGGAAAAAGCTGACACTGCAAAGGAAGGCGCCTGA
- a CDS encoding SDR family oxidoreductase, which produces MSQSVLLTGASGFVGSAVLRRLVMDGVSVTAAVRHGANAPENAAHTVWFDAFDTTDWHANCVGIDAVVHCAARVHVMNDVEADPLAAFRKVNVQGTLNLAEQAAQAGVRRFIFISSIKVNGEGTLPGKPYTADDKPEPSDPYGISKMEAEQGLLALAERTGMDVVIIRPVLVYGPGVKANFLNMMRWLDNGVPLPFGAINNRRSLVALDNLVDLIVTSINHPAAANQTFLVSDGEDLSTTQLLRRTAAALGRPARLLPIPAWMLSTAARLVGKKALSQRLCGSLQVDIQKAATLLQWSPPVSVDNALASVAAQYMSDKKQ; this is translated from the coding sequence ATGTCGCAATCTGTTTTGTTGACGGGCGCCAGCGGTTTCGTTGGCAGCGCGGTGTTGCGCCGTTTAGTGATGGATGGCGTCAGTGTCACCGCAGCCGTTCGGCATGGCGCCAATGCGCCTGAGAACGCGGCTCACACGGTTTGGTTTGACGCGTTTGACACCACTGACTGGCACGCAAACTGTGTTGGCATCGATGCGGTGGTTCATTGCGCGGCGCGTGTGCATGTCATGAACGATGTCGAAGCGGACCCATTGGCGGCCTTTCGCAAGGTCAATGTGCAGGGCACGTTGAATCTTGCGGAGCAGGCGGCACAGGCTGGCGTGCGGCGCTTTATCTTCATCAGTTCGATCAAGGTCAACGGCGAGGGCACCTTGCCCGGTAAGCCCTATACGGCGGATGACAAACCTGAGCCGAGTGATCCCTACGGTATTTCGAAAATGGAAGCGGAGCAGGGGTTGCTGGCCCTGGCTGAGCGTACCGGCATGGACGTGGTGATCATTCGCCCGGTGCTGGTCTACGGCCCAGGCGTCAAAGCCAACTTTTTGAACATGATGCGCTGGTTGGACAACGGCGTGCCGCTACCCTTTGGCGCTATCAATAACCGCCGCAGTTTGGTGGCGCTGGATAACCTGGTGGACTTGATTGTTACATCGATCAATCACCCTGCTGCTGCCAACCAGACTTTCCTGGTCAGCGACGGCGAGGACCTCTCCACCACGCAACTTTTGCGCAGGACCGCAGCAGCACTCGGCAGGCCTGCCCGCCTGCTGCCAATCCCCGCCTGGATGCTCAGTACAGCCGCCAGGCTTGTGGGCAAAAAGGCCTTGTCCCAGCGGTTATGTGGCTCACTGCAGGTTGATATCCAAAAGGCCGCAACCTTATTGCAATGGTCGCCTCCGGTCTCGGTGGATAACGCACTTGCCTCCGTCGCTGCGCAGTATATGAGTGATAAGAAACAATGA